In the Helicoverpa armigera isolate CAAS_96S chromosome 15, ASM3070526v1, whole genome shotgun sequence genome, one interval contains:
- the LOC135117807 gene encoding cuticle protein 19.8-like codes for TVHFVCSLEYLVSHINMHITVTCLLALVAAASAIPPATLSYVPISTIEKIPNPNYGFNYAVNDPSTGDNKAQWETRNGDVVRGAYSLVEPDGNVRVVEYTADSLTGFNAIVKRTGPNVHSVSLATPIVAKPIVETIAPISPYRPLVPIAPIVEAAPVAEITPVAEVHHQPIITPIIDTPPVIAPVPTLDILPIYPLPPAGPWVHLSGTSYGHKGNIVRRWAAGPISLDGKTLTIRTKHH; via the exons ACAGTGCACTTCGTTTGCTCACTGGAATACCTTGTCAGCCACATCAACATGCATATTACG GTCACCTGCCTGCTGGCTCTGGTAGCAGCCGCTTCGGCGATTCCGCCCGCGACGCTGTCATACGTTCCCATATCCACCATCGAAAAAATC CCGAACCCCAACTACGGATTCAACTATGCGGTAAACGACCCGTCAACGGGCGACAACAAGGCACAGTGGGAGACACGAAACGGTGACGTCGTACGAGGAGCATACTCCCTGGTGGAACCGGACGGCAACGTACGAGTAGTAGAGTACACTGCCGACTCTCTGACAGGATTCAACGCCATCGTCAAACGTACTGGACCCAATGTACACTCTGTGTCGTTAGCTACACCCATAGTGGCTAAACCAATCGTTGAGACCATAGCCCCGATCTCACC CTATCGGCCCCTAGTGCCAATCGCACCTATCGTTGAAGCAGCTCCCGTCGCTGAAATCACCCCTGTTGCCGAGGTTCACCACCAGCCCATTATAACCCCGATAATCGACACTCCGCCAGTGATCGCTCCCGTGCCCACCCTGGACATCCTGCCGATCTACCCGCTGCCGCCGGCCGGCCCGTGGGTGCACCTGTCCGGCACGTCGTACGGCCACAAGGGCAACATCGTCCGCCGCTGGGCGGCCGGACCTATCTCACTAGATGGCAAGACGCTCACCATCAGAACCAAGCACCATTAA